A stretch of DNA from Jatrophihabitans endophyticus:
GCCGTGATGACGAGGAAGACGATCGAGAGCGCCCAGCCCAGGCCACTGGCGTCGCTGAAGCCGATCAGGGTGAACAGGTCGTGCCAGCGCAGCAGCACCCACGACACGGCCGTGTACAAAAAGTCAAGCACTCAACTACTCCTCGGTTCCGGCTTCCGGCATCGACGCCGGGCGACCGGCACGGGGCGGGACCGGGTCGTCGCCGCCGGCATGGAACGGGTGGCAGCGCAGCAGCCGGCGCAGCGCGAGCCAGGAACCGCGCAGGCCGCCGTGCACCTCGAGCGCCTCGACGGCGTACGCGCTGCAGCTGGGGTGGTAGCGGCACGCCGGCGGACGCAGCGGGCTGATCCCGATCCGGTAGAAGCGGATCGCGGCGAGCAGCAGCCGGGTGAGCGGCCCGCCCCGCGGGGCGACGGCGGCCGGCTCGACGGTCGGCTCCACGGCCGGCGCGACCGGCGCGGCCAGGCCGGGGACCGCGGTCATCGTCGCGACACGCGCTCGAGCGCCCGGTCGAGGTCGGCACCGAGCTGCTGCGACGACGCGTGGGCGGCGGCCGGCAGGGCGCGGACGACCGTGGCACTGCCGGTCTGCAGGTGTTCGAGCCGCGCGGCGAGCTGGGCCCGGAGTCGCCGGCTGACCCGGTGCCGGACGACGCTGCCGCCGACGCTGCGGGACACGACCAGACCGACGAGCGCGGCTCCGGCCGCGTCGGGCGTCGGGTCGGACGACGCACCGCTGCGATGGTGCAGCACCACGTTCGTGGTGCGGACACGGGTGCCGCCGCGCACGACCGACCCGAAGTCGGCCGAGCGCGTCATCCGGTTGGCCGGTGGCAGCACGGGCGTGGGGAGACGGGTGGTCCGGCTCCGGTCAGGCCGAGAGCTCGTTACGACCCTTGCGGCGGCGCGCCGAGACGATGGCTCGGCCGGCGCGGGTGCGCATGCGCAGCCGGAAACCGTGCGTCTTGGCCCGGCGGCGATTGTTCGGCTGGTAGGTGCGCTTGCTCACGGTCGGGCTCCATACAGACTCGGCTGATACAACTCGGCACATCGGCCACGCCGCCCGCCCGGCTGCCGCGCGGGGTGCGGCGGGAACCTGAGCGAGACGATCGACGGCCCCGAGCACGCGCGAAGACCCGCACCCGGTACGACCCGATCACGGTACGGATGTGGTCCGGCCCAGGTCAAACCGGGCGACGGCAGACGGCGAATCGCCGACCGTAGAACGACACGTCGGTGAACGCGTGCCGACACGCCGGGTCCTATTGTCGAGCCCACACCTCGCTGTTAGGTTCCTCCACCGTGTCGCCCCCAGCCGGGTGGCGCGGGACCGGCGCCCGGGGCAGGGTAGGCCGGGCCCAGCCGTATACACAGACTGTGGACAAGTCTGTGGATGTGGACCGCCCGGAGGCATGTGACAAGCTCGCGTGCACCGAGATCGACCGGGCGTCGCCGACGCCCGCACCGGAGCGCGATCCGCCCCGGTGCGGTAACACCGCGAGACCGCGACACATGGAGTGAGCCCGCTAGTGGACGACAGTGCCGAACTCGTCGCAGCGTGGAACCGGATCGGGCCCCGGTTCGACGAGCCGTCCATCCCTCCCCAGCAGCGGGCCTGGATCGGGTTGACCCGGCCCCTCGGGCTCATCGAGGGCACGGCCCTGCTGGCGGCACCGAACGACTTCGCCAAGGAGTTCCTGGAGAACCGACTCCTCGCGACGATCGCCTCCATGCTCGGCGACGAGCTGCAGCGCGAGATCCGGGTCGCGGTCACCGTCGAGGCCAGCGAGCCGTCGACCACGACGAGCGGGTCGTTGCCGACGGTGAAGCTCGGCGGCGACGGTGCGACCGTCGGTCGCACCGGTCCCCCGCCCACCGGCGCGGCGCGATTCAGCGGTGACCTGGCGGGTGACGACCTCGGCGACCTCGGCGACGACGACCTCGACGACGAGTACGCGCCCGCCGGCCGCGGCTACGAGGACCGGCGGGCGGGCGGGTACGACGGAGCCCGCCCGATCGAGACGGCACGCGGGTACCGGCCGCGCCATTCCGACAACGATCGCGAGCAGGACTCCCGGCTCAACCCGAAGTACACCCTCGACACCTTCGTCATCGGCTCGAGCAACCGGTTCACGCACGCCGCGGCGGTCGCGGTCGCCGAGGCGCCGGCGCGTGCCTACAACCCGCTGTTCATCTACGGCGCCTCGGGACTGGGCAAGACGCACCTGCTGCACGCGATCGGCCACTACGCGCAACGGCTGCAGCCGGGGCTGCGTACGCGCTACGTGTCGAGCGAGGAGTTCACCAACGACTTCATCAACTCGGTGCGCGACGACAAGATGCAGGCGTTCCAGAACCGGTACCGCTCGGTCGACCTGCTGCTCATCGACGACATCCAGTTCCTCGAGCGCGCGGAGCGCACGCAGGAGGAGTTCTTCCACACCTTCAACACGCTGCACAACCAGAGCAAGCAGATCGTCATCAGCTCCGACAAGTCGCCGCGGCAGCTGAGCTCGCTCGAGGACCGGTTGCGCACCCGCTTCGAGTGGGGCCTCATCAGCGACGTCCAGGCCCCCGACCTCGAGACGCGCATCGCCATCCTGCGCAAGAAGGCCGCCCAGGAGGGCATGAGCCCGCCGCCGGACGTGCTCGAGTACATCGCGTCGCGGATCCAGAGCAACATCCGCGAGCTCGAGGGCGCGCTGATCCGCGTCACCGCCTTCGCCAACCTCAACCGGCAGGCCGTCGAACTCGGATTGGCCGAGATGGTGTTGAAGGATCTCGTCGGCGAGTCCGACGACCCGGAGATCAACGCCGCGACGATCATGGCTGTGACGGCCGAGTACTTCTCGATCAGCATGGACGATCTCGTCGGCAGCTCGCGCAGCCGCACGCTCGTCGGCGCTCGCCAGATCGCGATGTACCTGTGCCGCGAGCTCACCGACCTCTCGCTCCCCAAGATCGGCGAGCGCTTCGGCGGCCGCGACCACACCACGGTGATGCACGCCGAGCGCAAGGTCCGCGGCCTCATGACCGAGAAGCACGCGGTCTTCAACCAGATCGCCGAGCTCACCAGCCGGATCAAGGCCCGGGCCCGGGCGTGACGCCGCCCCCTCCTGCCGGCCTCCCCCTCACCGCGCGGCGCATCCGTGCCACTCCACACCGTGTGGGCAGTCCTGTGGACGAATCGGTGGGTCGTGTGGACGCCGCGGGACGGCGCGACGATGTCCACCGCGCCGGTCCCGACCGGGGGACGACGACCCACCGCTCGTCCACACCCGCGGTTGCGCTGCAGGCTAGCGTTCACCGGGGACGGACGGGGTTGTCCCCAGTGTCCACAGCTGCGAAGACGAAGGACGAAACTCTTCAATCCAGGAGAGTGAACGACAAGAACTACAACCTGGTGGATGGTGGGGACAACCGCAGCGAATACCCTGCGAGCCCCACCCGGTAACCGTCGGTTGCCAGTTCGACACGACCGCGACGAGTAGAGCGACGAGTAGGTGTGATCAGTGAAGTTCCGGGTCGAACGCGACGCCCTGGCCGATGCCGTGACCTGGGCTGCGCGCAGCCTGGCGAGCCGCCCCACCCTGCCGGTCCTCGCCGGGTTGCTGCTGCGGGTCGACGACGGGCACCTCACCGTCTCCGGCTTCGACCTCGAGGCCTCCACCGAGGTCGACCTCGAGGTGAGCGCCGGTGAGTCGGGCACGGCGCTCGTCTCCGGGCGGCTGCTCGCCGACATCACCCGCGCCCTGCCGCCGCACCCCGTCGACGTCGCCGTCGACGGATCGCGGCTGACCATCGCCTGTGGTTCGGCCCGCTTCAGCCTGCCCGGCATGCCCGTCGACGACTACCCGAAGCTGCCGGTCATGCCCACCACCGCGGGCACCGTCGACGGCGCCGAGTTCGCGGCCGCCGTGGCGCAGGTCGCGATCGCGGCCGGGCGCGACGACACGCTGCCGATGCTCACCGGCGTGCGGCTCGAGATCGACGGCGACCGGCTGACCCTCGCGGCGACCGACCGCTACCGACTGGCCGTGCGCGAGCTGACGTGGAACCCCGGCGACCCCTCGTCGGCCAACGCGCAGGTGCTGGTGCCGGCCCGCACGCTCGCCGACGCGGCCAAGAGCCTGTCGCACAGCGAGTCGCTGACGATCTCGCTCTCCTCGGGCGGGTCGGGCGAGGGCATCATCGGCTTCTCCGGCACCACCAACGGCCGTGCCAGCCGCACGACCACCCGGTTGCTCGACGCCACGTTCCCCGCGTACCGCTCGCTGCTGCCCTCGGAATGGGCGTCGAGCGCGGAGCTCGCGGTGTCACCGCTCGTCGAGGCGGTGCGCCGCGTCGCGCTGGTCACCGACCGGAACGCGCCGGTGCGCCTCGAGTTCGCCGATGCATCCGTGTCGCTCACCGCGGGCGGGGACGACGAGGGACGCGCCGAGGAGCAGCTCGAGGTCGCCTACGACGGCGACGGCATCGTCACGGCCTTCAATCCGCAGTTCCTGCTCGACGGGCTCAGCGCCCTGTCGAGCGGCACCGCCCGGTTGCTGTTCACGTCGTCGACCAAGCCCGTCGTGCTGCGTCCCGCGGACGCCCCGGCCGGCGACGGCGACGCGCCCGAGTACACCTACCTGATCATGCCGGTCCGCCTGCCCGGCTGACGCCGGCGCGAGCCCCACACCGTGTACGTCCGCCACCTGTCGGTCGCCGATTTCCGCAGCTGGCCGACGGCCGAGCTCGCACTGGAACCGGGTGCGAACGTGCTGCTCGGGCGCAACGGCCAAGGCAAGACCAACCTGGTCGAGGCGTTGGGCTACCTCGCCTCGCTGAGCAGCCACCGCGTCTCGACCGACGCGCCCCTGATCCGGGCCGGTGCCGAGCGGGCGGTGACCCGCGCCGCGGTGGTCGCCGCCGACCGGGAACTTCGCGTCGAGGTCGAGATCGTGGCCGGCCGGGCCAACCGGGCGAAGCTCGGCGGCGCGCCGGTCCCGCGCCCGCGCGACGTCCTGGGTGTCCTGCGCACCGTCCTCTTCGCGCCCGAGGACCTCGCCATCGTGCGGGGCGACCCGTCGGAACGTCGGCGCTTTCTCGACGAGCTGGTCGTGGCGCGCACCCCGCGACTCGCGGGCGTCCGCGCGGACTACGAGCGGGTGCTCAAGCAACGCGGCGCGCTGCTGAAATCCGCAGGCGGCCGCCGCGGGTCGGCGGCCAGGCCGGCCGACCTCACCACCCTCGACGTGTGGGACGGGCACCTCGCCACCCACGGCGCGGAGCTGCTGCGTGCCCGCCTGACGACACTGCGCGCGCTGCGGCCCCACGCCGCGGCCGCGTACGCCCAGGTCGCGCCGTCCAGCTCGGCCCTTCGCGCCGGCTACTCGACGTCGCTGTCGACATCGCTGCCCGCGCTCGTCGACCCGAGCGACGACCCGGACACCGTTCCCCCGCTCGACGAGGTGCGCGAGGCGTTGCTCGCGGGCCTGGCCGCGGCGCGCCCGGCGGAGTTGGATCGAGGCGTGAACCTCGTCGGCCCGCACCGCGACGACCTCGAGCTCGCCCTCGGCGACCTGCCGCTGCGCGGGTACGCGAGCCACGGTGAGGGCTGGTCGGCGGCGCTGTCGCTGCGCCTCGGCAGTTACGAGTTGCTGCGATCGGACGCCTTCTCCGGCGGCGACCCGGTCCTCGTGCTGGACGACGTGTTCGCCGAGCTCGACGCCGAGCGGCGCGCCCAGCTGGCGCTCGTCGCGGCCGGTGCCGAGCAGGCGATCGTGACCGCTGCGGTCGAGGGCGACGTCCCGCCCGGACTGCGCGGCACCCGCTTCGAGGTCGGCGGCGGGACGGTGCGGCGTGTCCACTGAGCGCAGCCGGCGTGTCGCTTCGCGGCCCGATCGTCCGGAAAGTCGCACCGCGAGCGGGCGGTTGTCCACAACCGACGGTGGAAAACCGGCACGGGTTGTGGACGACGAACCCGACGCCGCGGCCGGCGCCCCACAGGACGAGACCCGGGTCACACCGCCGGGCGAGCCGGCTCAGGACGGTCCTGCCGAGATCGGCCCGGCCGGGACCGACCCTGCCGGGACCGACCCTGCCGGGACCGACCCTGCCGAGACCGACCTCGCACGGGCCGCGCTCGCCGGCGCCCGCGAGACGGCCCGCGGCCGGCCGGCCCGGCGCTACGACCGTGACACCCGCAACCGGATCCGGCGCGACAATCTCGCCGGGCGCAACGGGTCGCGCAACACCGGCGGCTACTCCGGTCCCGGCCACGACCCCGCCCGTGACCCGCAGCGGGTCGGCCAGCTGCTCGGTGGCCTCGTCGACGACCAGGGGTGGGAGCGCCCACTGGCCGAGGCCCGGGTCTTCGCCGACTGGTCCACGCTGGTCGGCGAGGACGTGGCGGCGCATGCCACGCCGCAGACGCTGACCGCCGGCGAGCTGCGGATCGCCGCCGAGTCGACGGCATGGGCCACGCAGCTGCGGCTGCTCGCCGCGACGCTGCTCGCGCGCCTCGTCGCCGAGCTGGGGCCCGACGTCGTCACCAAGCTGATCATCACCGGCCCGGTGGCACCCAGCTGGCGCCACGGCGGCCGGTCGGTGCGCGGCGCGCGTGGGCCGCGCGACACCTACGGCTGACGGGCGCCGACCGTCCCCGGCTCGGCGTGCTCAACGGGCGCACACGCGTCGAGGCTCGTGGCCGCGTGGGTTCCCTGCCGACCGGGGTGTGCGATCGCTCTGCGGGCGACTGAGCCCGCGTGGCGGCGTCGCGTGACGCCGCGGTCGGCTAGACTGAACGATGTTGCCGGGGTACGCGAGACGCGTCCGGACCGCCCCCGGGGGTCGGGTCCGGCCCCGGTCCCAGGCAAGCCAGGAGCGCCGACGCAGCGGCGAGAAGGGTCGTGTTCGTGACCAGCAGTCCCGCGACGAGTTCCCCGAAGAGCAAGGCCGCCAAGGACGCCTACACCGGCAGCTCGATCACCGTCCTCGAGGGTCTCGAGGCGGTGCGCAAGCGCCCCGGCATGTACATCGGCTCCACGTCGGCCCGCGGACTGCACCACCTGGTGTGGGAGGTCGTCGACAACTCCGTCGACGAGGCCCTCGGTGGCCACGCCGACCGCATCGAGGTCTCGCTGCTCGCCGACGGTGGCGTCCGGGTGAAGGACAACGGCCGCGGCATGCCGGTCGACATGCACCCGACGCAGAAGAAGCCGGCCGTCGAGGTCATCCTCACCGTGCTGCACGCCGGCGGGAAGTTCGACGGCAAGGCCTACGCCGTCTCCGGCGGCCTGCACGGTGTCGGTGTCTCGGTGGTCAACGCGCTCAGCAACCGGCTCGAGGTCGAGATCGAGCGCGACGGCTTCGTGTGGTCGCAGCCCTACGTCGACCAGAAGCCGGCAGCGCCGCTGCACAAGGGCGACGCGTCCAAGAAGCACGGCACGACGGTCACCTTCTGGGCCGACCCGGACATCTTCGAGACCACGAAGTACGACTTCGAGACCATCCGCCGTCGCATCCAGGAGTACGCGTTCCTGAACAAGGGACTGACGATCGTCCTGCGCGACGAGCGGGTCGACGAGATCGTCGAGGAGGACGACGCGCAGATCGGCTCGACCGAGGCCAAGGTCAAGCCCAAGCAGGCGCGCGAGGTCGTCTACTGCTACGAGAACGGCATCGCCGACTTCGTCAAGCACATCAACCGCACGAGCGACAAGGAAGCGATCCACAAGGACGTCATCTACTTCGCCGAGGAGGACAAGGACAAGGCGATGTCGGTGGAGATCGCCATGCAGTGGAACAAGTCCTTCGCCGAGAGCGTCCACACCTTCGCGAACACGATCGCGACCATCGAGGGCGGTACGCACGAGGAGGGCTTCCGTGCGGCACTCACCGGCGTCGTCAACAACTGGGCCGTCGAGAAGAAGATGGTCAAGGACACCAAGGAAGACCGGCTGACCGGCGACGACATCCGCGAGGGCCTCGCCGCGATCATCTCGATCAAGCTCGGCGAGCCGCAGTTCGAGGGCCAGACGAAGACCAAGCTGGGCAACTCGGCGGCGAAGACGTTCGTGCAGTCGGCCAGCCGCGTGTGGCTCGAGGACTGGTTCAACCGCAACCCGACCGAGGCCAAGACCATCGTCACGAAGATGACGCAGGCCGCCCGGGCCCGCAAGGCCGCGCAGCAGGCGCGCAAGCTCGCCCGCAAGAACGCGCTGGACACCTTCGGGATGCCCGGCAAGCTGGCCGACTGCCGCTCGACCGATCCCGGGGAGAGCGAGCTCTACATCGTCGAGGGCGACTCGGCCGGTGGCTCGGCCAAGTCCTGCCGGGAGTCGCGCTTCCAGGCGATCCTGCCGATCCGCGGCAAGATCATCAACGTCGAGAAGTCGCGCATCGACCGGGTGCTGAAGAACAACGAGGTGCAGTCGCTCATCACCGCGCTGGGCACCGGCATCCACGACGACTTCGACCTGTCGAAGCTGCGCTATCACAAGATCGTGCTCATGGCCGACGCCGACGTCGACGGCCAGCACATCACCACGCTGTTGCTGACGCTGCTGTTCCGGTTCATGCGTCCGCTGATCGAGGCCGGGCACGTCTACCTCGCCGCGCCGCCGCTCTACAAGATCAAGTGGCAGAAGGGCGACCCGGACTACGCCTACTCCGACAAGGAACGCGACGCGCTGATCCAGGCCGGCCAGGAGGGCAACCGCAAGCTGGCCAAGGAAGACGCGATCCAGCGCTACAAGGGCCTCGGCGAGATGAACGCGACCGAGCTGTGGGAGACGACGATGGATCCCGCCAACCGCATCCTGCGGCTGGTCACGCTCGACGACGCCGCCACCGCCGACGAGCTGTTCTCGGTGCTCATGGGCGAGGACGTCGAGGCGCGGCGTTCGTTCATCATCCGCAACGCGAAGGACGTGCGATTCCTTGACATCTAGTCCGCGTTCGAGCCGCTCGACCACGTGCACCTCGCGAAAGGCTGCTGAATGACCGACACGACCGACACGTCGGGGTTCGACCGGATCGAGCCGGTGGACATCCAGACGGAGATGCAGCGCAGCTACATCGACTACGCGATGTCGGTCATCGTGGGGCGGGCGCTGCCCGACGTGCGGGACGGCCTGAAGCCGGTGCACCGCAAGATCCTCTACGGCATGTACGACTCGGGCTTCCGACCCGACCGCAACTACGTCAAGTGCGGGCGCGTCGTCGGCGACGTGATGGGCAACTACCACCCGCACGGCGACTCGGCGCTCTACGACGCGCTCGTGCGCATGGCGCAGCCGTGGTCGATGCGGCACCCGCTCATCGACCCGCAGGGCAACTTCGGGTCGCCGGGCAACGACCCGGCCGCGGCCTACCGGTACACCGAGTGCCGGCTGCAGCAGCTGGCGATGGCGATGCTGCAGGACATCGACGAGGAGACCGTCGACTTCGTCCCGAACTACGCCGGGAACACCACCGAGCCGGTCATCCTGCCCGCCCGCTTCCCGAACCTGCTGGTGAACGGTTCCGAGGGCATCGCGGTCGGCATGGCCACCCGCATCCCGCCGCACAACCTGCGCGAGGTCGCCGCCGGCGTCACCTACGCCCTCGACCACCCGGACGCCGACGCCGCCGAGCTGCTCGAGAAGCTGATCGAGCTGATCCAGGGGCCGGACTTCCCGACCCACGGCCTGATCGTGGGCCGCGACGGCATCGAGGACGCCTACCGCACCGGCCGCGGCTCGATCCGAATGCGCGCCGTCGTCGAGGTCGAGGAGGAGAAGAACTCGACGATCCTGGTGGTCAAGGAACTGCCCTACCAGGTGAACCCGGACAACCTCCTCGAGTCCATCGCGGGCCTGGTGAAGGACGGCAAGCTCGCCGGCATCCGCAACATCCACAACGAGAGCTCCAGCCGCGTCGGCATGCGCATCGTGATCACGCTGTCGCGTGACGCGGTCGCGAAGGTCGTGCTGAACAACCTGTACAAGCACACCCAGCTGCAGACCACGTTCGGCGCCAACATGCTCGCCATCGTCGACGGCGTGCCCCGGACGCTGCGCATCGACCAGTTCGTGCAGCACTACGTCGACCACCAGATCGACGTCATCGTCCGGCGTACCCGGTACCGGCTGCGCAAGGCCGAGGAACGCGCCCACATCCTGCGTGCGCTGCTCAAGGCGCTGGACCAGCTCGACGCGGTCATCGCCCTCATCCGCAACGCGCCGTCGGCCGACGGCGCTCGCACGGGGCTCATGGAGCTGCTCGAGATCGACGAGCTGCAGGCGACCGCGATCCTCGACCTCCAGCTACGCCGGCTCGCCGCCCTCGAACGGCAGCGCATCATCGACGAGGCCGCCGAGATCGAGGCGAAGATCGCCGACTACAACGACATCTTGGCCAAGCCGGGCCGGCAGCGGCAGATCATCCGCGACGAGATGAACGAGGTCGTCGACAAGTACGGCGACGACCGGCGCACCGTGATCGTCCCCCACGACGGCGACGTCTCGATGGAAGACCTCATCGCCCGCGAGGACGTGGTCATCACCATCACCCGTACCGGTTACGCGAAGCGCACCAAGACCGACCTCTACCGCGCGCAGAAGCGCGGCGGCAAGGGCGTGCAGGGAGCGGGGCTGCGGCAGGACGACATCGTCGCGCACTTCTTCGTCACCTCGACCCACGACTGGATCCTGTTCTTCACGAACAAGGGCCGGGTCTACCGCGCCAAGGCCTACGAGCTGCCCGAGGCGAACCGCAACGCGCGGGGGCAGCACGTCGCGAATCTGCTCGCCTTCCAACCCGGCGAGGAGATCGCCGAGGTCATCACGCTCAAGAACTACGAGGCGGCCCCGTACCTGGTGCTGGCCACCAAGCACGGTCTGGTGAAGAAGACCAAGCTGACCGACTTCGACTCCAACCGCACCGGCGGGATCGTCGCCATCAACCTGCGCGAGGACGACGAGCTCATCGACGCCGCCCTCATCTCCGCCGAGCAGGATCTGCTGCTCGTCAGCCGCAAGGCGATGTCGATCCGCTTCACCGCCGACGACGACACCCTGCGCCCCATGGGCCGTGCCACGTCGGGGGTGTTCGGCATGCGTTTCAACGACGGTGACGAACTCCTCGCGATGGAGGTCGTCCACGACGAGAACGCCGAAATCTTGGTCGCCACTGAGGGTGGATACGCCAAGCGGACGCGGATCGAGGAGTATCCCGTCCAGGGTCGAGGCGGCAAGGGCGTGCTCACCGCGCGTATCGTGTCCACACGAGGTGGGCTCGTCGGCGCGGTTGCTGTCGGACCCAGGGACGAGATCTACGCCATCACCTCCGAGGGCGTGGTGATTCGGACCAAGGCAGCCGAGGTTCGCCGGGCACAGCGCCAGACCATGGGCGTGCGTCTGATGAACCTGGCCGACGGCGTGACCGTGAAGGCGATCGCTCGCAACGCGGACGAGCCGGAGGAGCAGGAGTAGCCGCCGAACACGACGACGAGACGGAAGCGGAGGGCGCGTGCACGAGGCGCCCGGGCGTAGGCGACTACGCGCCGCACACGAAGGGACGTAGAGCATGACGCAGTCGCCCCATAGCGGGCAGGCGCCACGAACGACGGACTTCGGCTCCGCATCCGGGCGTCCCGCCGACGCCGACTCCACCCCGACCGGAGCGGTCCGGTGGGGTTCGTCGGGCAGTGACGGCGCCGGTGCGGCGGGCAACCGCAACGCGCCGGTCGCGCAGAACCCCGCCTACGGCGGCCAGGTGCACGCCGACGCCCCCACCGGGACGATCCCGCCGCTGGTGACGGGCACGGCGTTCCCCAAGACGGCGCCGCCGGCCAACGCTCCCGCGCAGCCGGCGACGACGACCCCGGCCGCCGGCACGGGCACGCGCTCCGGCCAGCAGCGAGCCCGCACGGCCCGCTCGCGCGGCCCGCGCCGGGCTCGGTTGCAGCTGCGCCACATCAACCCGTGGACGGTGCTCAAGTTCTCCTGCGTGCTGTCCATCGCGCTGTTCTTCGTGTGGCTGATCGTGGTCGGCGTGCTGTTCGGCGTGCTCGACGCCGCCGGCATCATCGGCAAGATCAACGACACCGTGGTCCAGCTCAACGGGCCCGGCTCGAACGCCCCGGTCACCGCCGGTGTCGTGTTCGGCGGGGCGGCGATCATCGGTGTCGTCAACATCGTGCTGTTCATCGCGCTCAGCACGATCGGCTCGGTCGTCTACAACCTCTGCGCCGACCTCGTCGGCGGCGTCGAGGTCACCCTCTCCGAGCGCTGACCCCATGGCCGGTGGGGCCGGTGCAGAACCGGTGCCGCGTGCTGCGATAAGCTCACGTGTCGCCTTCGCGGGCCTGTAGCTCAGGCGGTTAGAGCGCATCCCTGATAAGGATGAGGCCGGAGGTTCAAGTCCTCCCAGGCCCACCGCGTCGGCGCGTCCTTCACGGGACGCGTACGTCACGTACCGTGAGGAGGTGCGAATGACCAAGCCGTTCCTCCTCGCCGCCGCGGTCGCCGCGGCGGCCGCGGCGACGCTCCGCCGTCGCCAGGCCGCCCAGTCCGACACCGATGCGCTCTGGCGGGAGGCGACGGCCGACGCGTCCCGCTGACGCGGGCCGCCCCGGGGACGTAGCTCAATTGGCAGAGCACCGCCTTTGCAAGGCGGGGGTTAGGGGTTCGATTCCCCTCGTCTCCACCGAGAACGTCGCGGTGCCCAACCCGCCGCGTCCTGCCGCCGTCGTGCCCTGGACCGAGAGGGAACGGCGGGTTGTCCCGCGTCCGCTCGGCGTCGAGCGGAGTCTGGGATGAGTGAGCCGGCGTACTCCGTGGGCCAGGCGCTGACGCAGGCCTTGCCCGAGCACGTCGCCCGGGTCGTCAGCACGGCTCTGGAGCGCCCGGCAGACCGTGGCCTCGCCGCCGAGGCGGCTGACCTGCTCACGAAGGCGCGTCAGAACTCCGCGACGGAGATCGACCAATTGCTCGGTGCCCTGGACCCGTCAGTGCTGCTGTCCTCCCGCCTGCACGAGCTGGCTGTGGACCACGACAGCCGAGCGGCTCTGGACGTCACAGGGCTGAACCG
This window harbors:
- the rpmH gene encoding 50S ribosomal protein L34; this encodes MSKRTYQPNNRRRAKTHGFRLRMRTRAGRAIVSARRRKGRNELSA
- the dnaN gene encoding DNA polymerase III subunit beta, yielding MKFRVERDALADAVTWAARSLASRPTLPVLAGLLLRVDDGHLTVSGFDLEASTEVDLEVSAGESGTALVSGRLLADITRALPPHPVDVAVDGSRLTIACGSARFSLPGMPVDDYPKLPVMPTTAGTVDGAEFAAAVAQVAIAAGRDDTLPMLTGVRLEIDGDRLTLAATDRYRLAVRELTWNPGDPSSANAQVLVPARTLADAAKSLSHSESLTISLSSGGSGEGIIGFSGTTNGRASRTTTRLLDATFPAYRSLLPSEWASSAELAVSPLVEAVRRVALVTDRNAPVRLEFADASVSLTAGGDDEGRAEEQLEVAYDGDGIVTAFNPQFLLDGLSALSSGTARLLFTSSTKPVVLRPADAPAGDGDAPEYTYLIMPVRLPG
- the dnaA gene encoding chromosomal replication initiator protein DnaA, which gives rise to MDDSAELVAAWNRIGPRFDEPSIPPQQRAWIGLTRPLGLIEGTALLAAPNDFAKEFLENRLLATIASMLGDELQREIRVAVTVEASEPSTTTSGSLPTVKLGGDGATVGRTGPPPTGAARFSGDLAGDDLGDLGDDDLDDEYAPAGRGYEDRRAGGYDGARPIETARGYRPRHSDNDREQDSRLNPKYTLDTFVIGSSNRFTHAAAVAVAEAPARAYNPLFIYGASGLGKTHLLHAIGHYAQRLQPGLRTRYVSSEEFTNDFINSVRDDKMQAFQNRYRSVDLLLIDDIQFLERAERTQEEFFHTFNTLHNQSKQIVISSDKSPRQLSSLEDRLRTRFEWGLISDVQAPDLETRIAILRKKAAQEGMSPPPDVLEYIASRIQSNIRELEGALIRVTAFANLNRQAVELGLAEMVLKDLVGESDDPEINAATIMAVTAEYFSISMDDLVGSSRSRTLVGARQIAMYLCRELTDLSLPKIGERFGGRDHTTVMHAERKVRGLMTEKHAVFNQIAELTSRIKARARA
- a CDS encoding DUF721 domain-containing protein, translated to MDDEPDAAAGAPQDETRVTPPGEPAQDGPAEIGPAGTDPAGTDPAGTDPAETDLARAALAGARETARGRPARRYDRDTRNRIRRDNLAGRNGSRNTGGYSGPGHDPARDPQRVGQLLGGLVDDQGWERPLAEARVFADWSTLVGEDVAAHATPQTLTAGELRIAAESTAWATQLRLLAATLLARLVAELGPDVVTKLIITGPVAPSWRHGGRSVRGARGPRDTYG
- the recF gene encoding DNA replication/repair protein RecF (All proteins in this family for which functions are known are DNA-binding proteins that assist the filamentation of RecA onto DNA for the initiation of recombination or recombinational repair.), with amino-acid sequence MYVRHLSVADFRSWPTAELALEPGANVLLGRNGQGKTNLVEALGYLASLSSHRVSTDAPLIRAGAERAVTRAAVVAADRELRVEVEIVAGRANRAKLGGAPVPRPRDVLGVLRTVLFAPEDLAIVRGDPSERRRFLDELVVARTPRLAGVRADYERVLKQRGALLKSAGGRRGSAARPADLTTLDVWDGHLATHGAELLRARLTTLRALRPHAAAAYAQVAPSSSALRAGYSTSLSTSLPALVDPSDDPDTVPPLDEVREALLAGLAAARPAELDRGVNLVGPHRDDLELALGDLPLRGYASHGEGWSAALSLRLGSYELLRSDAFSGGDPVLVLDDVFAELDAERRAQLALVAAGAEQAIVTAAVEGDVPPGLRGTRFEVGGGTVRRVH
- the rnpA gene encoding ribonuclease P protein component is translated as MLPPANRMTRSADFGSVVRGGTRVRTTNVVLHHRSGASSDPTPDAAGAALVGLVVSRSVGGSVVRHRVSRRLRAQLAARLEHLQTGSATVVRALPAAAHASSQQLGADLDRALERVSRR
- the yidD gene encoding membrane protein insertion efficiency factor YidD, whose translation is MTAVPGLAAPVAPAVEPTVEPAAVAPRGGPLTRLLLAAIRFYRIGISPLRPPACRYHPSCSAYAVEALEVHGGLRGSWLALRRLLRCHPFHAGGDDPVPPRAGRPASMPEAGTEE